A window of the Butyricimonas virosa genome harbors these coding sequences:
- a CDS encoding DUF4959 domain-containing protein produces MMKNTIFLLLVIFGLFACEDDDSVFEPSTEGLEIKFTPVAGGAMMHYSLPNNSDIFAMNIRYKDWQGFDILKACGYSGDSVLLDGFTRNQEGIKARISFVNQNNEESEAMEYEFSTLDSAPWSFFDDLTVRSSWNGFQVIYKSPSVVTGMVHVFYLGTNPLTQKEDTILMSSFPITQQGDTVNFIQKQERASNTVIVRTEDFHGFRVRQEIYPDIDAFRAEQWPMSASDFNDFGLSRESAKAKTGVEYLFDGELKGLERLIASAYEDKDSRQGTEIYGAYLAGPYSYEKPIILDLREPKTPAWIRIYCLYPMHANHAVGLATWGNVWIGSYEDKVPCKMSVYGNSASSDPDDEGWVYLGQLNQDPKREAVTKRWSRLTTDLMLAPKDVNDLETKDPIYVDIQLPPVNDKYRYLKVLVHDTFDTSKEDGINRNLQEYFTLQELEVYVKKD; encoded by the coding sequence ATGATGAAAAATACCATTTTCTTATTATTAGTAATATTCGGTTTGTTTGCCTGTGAGGACGATGATTCGGTTTTCGAGCCATCGACTGAGGGACTGGAGATCAAGTTTACTCCGGTTGCGGGAGGAGCAATGATGCATTACAGCCTGCCGAACAATAGCGACATCTTTGCCATGAATATCCGTTACAAGGATTGGCAAGGATTTGATATATTGAAAGCGTGCGGTTATAGTGGAGACTCGGTTTTGTTGGATGGTTTTACCAGAAATCAGGAAGGGATAAAAGCACGGATCTCTTTTGTGAACCAGAATAATGAAGAATCAGAAGCCATGGAATATGAATTTTCAACGCTGGACAGTGCGCCTTGGTCCTTCTTCGATGACTTGACGGTAAGATCCTCGTGGAATGGTTTTCAGGTGATTTACAAGAGTCCCTCGGTGGTTACCGGAATGGTTCATGTTTTTTACTTGGGAACAAACCCGTTGACGCAGAAGGAAGATACGATTCTGATGAGTAGTTTCCCGATCACGCAACAAGGAGATACGGTTAATTTTATACAAAAACAGGAAAGAGCAAGCAATACGGTGATTGTCCGCACGGAAGATTTTCATGGTTTCCGTGTAAGACAGGAAATTTATCCGGACATTGATGCTTTTCGGGCTGAACAGTGGCCGATGTCAGCCAGTGATTTCAATGATTTCGGTTTGTCAAGAGAAAGTGCTAAGGCCAAGACGGGAGTGGAATATCTGTTTGACGGGGAATTGAAAGGATTGGAACGTTTGATAGCTTCTGCTTATGAAGATAAGGATTCTCGTCAAGGTACGGAAATTTATGGAGCTTACCTTGCCGGACCTTATTCCTACGAAAAACCGATTATTCTTGATTTGAGAGAACCAAAGACTCCGGCATGGATTCGTATTTATTGCCTTTATCCCATGCATGCAAATCATGCCGTTGGTTTGGCTACTTGGGGAAACGTGTGGATCGGTTCTTACGAAGATAAAGTGCCGTGTAAAATGTCGGTGTATGGTAACAGCGCATCTTCAGATCCGGATGACGAGGGATGGGTGTATCTAGGACAACTGAATCAAGATCCTAAACGTGAGGCGGTAACAAAAAGGTGGTCACGTCTTACGACAGATCTGATGTTAGCGCCCAAGGATGTGAATGATTTGGAAACAAAAGACCCGATTTACGTGGATATTCAACTCCCTCCTGTAAACGACAAGTATCGTTACTTGAAAGTACTGGTACACGACACGTTTGACACGTCGAAAGAAGACGGGATAAATCGTAATTTACAAGAGTATTTTACATTACAGGAACTGGAAGTTTATGTGAAAAAGGATTAA
- a CDS encoding DUF4998 domain-containing protein: protein MRKRKYIINLFAAAALLVGCGESLEDTYSDYAGDGKIRYVAKCTEVHATPGWERLLVEWINGTDATVDKIKVKWSCEDLKDSILLPSTTESYELKNLTNGTYRFDVSAIDFAGNESLVETTYGRPYTREHEIMLAFTRGVVKPYFLKNKLIFFSDQWNENIDEIKLQYKNTQGDIQYYTFDKETSYSAFITIDDVSVNPTDTIYVLRKGRVEGCPDLIEFDPLALSHTKIFSSGFVNAIERRYGYSNKTKEQEVEFERFVEEVTELEFDYDIETFEDVLYCPNLKKLVFAKNRYLDKEHGYSTDDDYPKLRSDIGRSLLVLDKASEPDVLGLKIEWYGGWNIPYFEYEEPPYMEHMGFSPLPAMEIIQPEALKTYDNGSKINCSPSDLYADLDALLDDDYQTTWTTTSNTVPRKYEMAMELLEETEISGIKIAQPLYHPMMDRRMQYIMPSQISIQVSTDGGHWQNVTYFETNELGRGSGEVTLLKFPEGSRRVRYIKFTLQDGTDPGGNCAIALGDILLFKLK from the coding sequence ATGAGAAAGAGAAAATACATCATAAATCTATTTGCGGCTGCTGCATTGTTGGTGGGATGCGGTGAGAGCTTGGAAGACACGTATAGTGATTATGCCGGAGACGGGAAGATCCGTTATGTGGCAAAATGTACAGAAGTTCATGCCACTCCGGGCTGGGAACGCTTGCTTGTGGAATGGATAAACGGGACGGATGCTACCGTTGATAAAATCAAGGTAAAATGGTCATGTGAAGACCTGAAAGATTCGATTTTACTTCCCAGTACGACCGAGTCCTACGAGTTGAAAAATTTGACAAATGGGACTTACCGTTTCGACGTGAGTGCCATAGATTTTGCGGGTAACGAGTCTCTGGTGGAAACCACCTATGGACGTCCTTACACGAGAGAACATGAGATTATGCTGGCATTCACGAGAGGAGTTGTGAAACCGTACTTCCTGAAAAATAAATTGATTTTCTTCTCCGATCAATGGAACGAGAATATTGATGAGATTAAACTGCAATACAAGAATACACAGGGTGATATTCAATATTATACGTTTGATAAAGAAACCAGTTATAGTGCTTTTATCACGATCGATGATGTGAGCGTGAACCCGACGGACACGATTTATGTGCTTCGGAAAGGAAGGGTGGAAGGTTGTCCGGATTTGATTGAATTTGATCCGCTGGCATTGAGTCACACGAAGATTTTCAGTTCGGGATTTGTGAATGCGATCGAACGTCGCTATGGGTATTCTAACAAGACGAAGGAACAAGAAGTGGAATTTGAGAGATTTGTAGAAGAGGTGACCGAGTTGGAATTTGACTACGACATCGAAACTTTCGAGGACGTGTTGTATTGCCCGAATCTGAAAAAACTCGTGTTTGCGAAAAATCGGTATTTAGATAAAGAGCATGGCTATTCGACGGATGACGATTATCCTAAATTACGGAGTGATATAGGGAGGAGTCTGCTGGTGTTGGATAAGGCAAGTGAACCGGATGTTTTGGGATTGAAAATCGAATGGTATGGAGGTTGGAATATCCCTTATTTTGAATATGAAGAACCCCCGTATATGGAACACATGGGATTCTCCCCGCTTCCCGCGATGGAAATTATTCAGCCGGAAGCTTTAAAAACGTATGACAATGGTAGCAAAATAAACTGTTCTCCTTCGGACCTTTATGCCGATTTGGATGCCTTGTTAGATGATGATTATCAAACGACATGGACAACCACGTCTAATACTGTACCTCGTAAGTACGAGATGGCAATGGAATTGCTGGAAGAGACAGAGATTAGCGGGATAAAAATAGCGCAACCCTTGTATCACCCGATGATGGATAGACGAATGCAGTATATTATGCCTTCTCAAATTTCTATTCAAGTATCAACCGATGGAGGTCATTGGCAAAATGTCACTTATTTTGAAACCAATGAGCTGGGACGAGGTTCTGGTGAGGTTACTTTATTGAAATTCCCTGAAGGTTCTCGGCGGGTACGTTACATCAAGTTTACCTTGCAAGACGGTACGGACCCGGGAGGGAACTGTGCGATCGCTTTGGGTGATATTCTTCTCTTCAAATTGAAGTAA
- a CDS encoding metallopeptidase TldD-related protein translates to MLKINHFTKLFFSGILLLCFSGAFAQEQEDRLLQLMKQELVYCMEQLKKQESIPYYMNLRAMDDRTITVVSSFGAVTTSNENRMRTLVPQIRLGSPELDNFKYNMQGGFAGPNARGARGVVLPLDDDATDAIREAIWRETLQRYEFARNMYDQAKTRATVSVEDEDKAPCFSDAPMVRYYEAPLAAGRQKMDIKRAWEQRLNEVSAVFKTCPELSEGSASFSFQILRTYFVNSEGSLVVQNRVATRVMLMASLKAADGMELPLNRDYFAYTPDDLPDNDRMIADARDMIKRLLALRDAPVADPYTGPAILSGPASGVFFHEIFGHRLEGHRLKSGGQTFKKMVGEQVLPVEFQVYCAPLLKRYADTDLYGHYVYDDEGVKARRVDNVVNGVLKEFLMSRVPLDGFPSSNGHGRTSGGGDPVSRQSNLIIETSHPYTEDELRAMLVAEAQKQGKEYGYYFRTVTSGFTYTGEGGSLNSFNVTPLEVYRVFVDGRPDQLVRGVDLIGTPLSMFSNIAAAGNEPSVFTGVCGAESGWVPVTASSPTIFVSKIETQRRAQARDIAPILPSPKPEMVKENDPDGVIFAAMRSEQERNKAALVLPNGPKPYYISYTIARYRHFQMAASLGGLMLSNVSPWQMSGGTQVLLGDYQRNSDAQYQEQIAPAQLPSEVDYDVIRRGLWESSDMMYKYALGMMAQKMNYLQQNPLPSEEAALADMQPLPAVTRVQERSETYKIDQDVLERLVTEASAVFNEYKEIYNSSVAINGMEMDMYRLTMEGVQLKEPGGYVSVTVSAEVRGDDGSNLGDSFSLSLLNPAEIPSVEELKARVKTFAEGLMQLKAAPPVAEYYNGPIMFEGGAVATILANNLLYRGGLIAARSLMPTGRGLADQFGQKIVDERLTVKNYTNKKEYNGTPLYGYYEVDGDGVTPEPEMVLVEKGVFKKMLNGRIPALKAPETTGSSRFIMSPQSPTLVTGTGTIHVQAEKGIAHEKMKKLLIKTAKAAGQSCAYIVRGISGSALVVYRVDLKDGKETRVRTTGFRMPELTKLLKLVAISSKEEVMNYLPNAYPASMIYPAGIIVDGMVIEKANPKTEKEPALKLPRQRD, encoded by the coding sequence ATGCTAAAAATCAATCATTTTACTAAACTCTTTTTTAGCGGGATACTCTTATTGTGTTTTTCCGGTGCTTTCGCTCAAGAACAGGAGGATCGTCTCCTGCAACTGATGAAACAAGAGCTGGTGTACTGCATGGAGCAACTGAAAAAACAAGAAAGTATTCCCTATTACATGAACCTGCGGGCGATGGACGACCGCACGATAACGGTCGTGAGCTCGTTCGGGGCCGTGACTACTTCCAACGAGAATCGTATGAGAACGTTGGTGCCGCAAATCCGGTTGGGTAGCCCGGAATTGGATAATTTCAAGTATAATATGCAGGGTGGGTTTGCCGGACCTAATGCACGGGGAGCACGAGGGGTAGTTTTGCCTTTGGATGATGATGCCACGGATGCGATTCGGGAAGCGATCTGGCGGGAAACATTGCAACGCTACGAGTTTGCTCGTAATATGTATGATCAAGCAAAGACTCGGGCCACGGTGAGCGTGGAGGACGAGGATAAAGCCCCCTGTTTTTCCGATGCCCCGATGGTGCGTTATTACGAGGCACCCTTGGCTGCCGGAAGGCAAAAAATGGATATTAAACGGGCTTGGGAACAGCGTCTGAACGAGGTTTCTGCCGTGTTCAAAACTTGTCCCGAGTTAAGCGAGGGATCAGCCAGTTTTAGTTTTCAGATATTGCGTACCTATTTCGTGAATAGCGAGGGGAGCTTGGTGGTGCAGAACCGGGTAGCCACCCGGGTGATGTTAATGGCATCCCTGAAAGCGGCAGACGGGATGGAATTGCCGTTGAACAGGGACTATTTTGCTTACACGCCTGATGACTTGCCGGATAATGACCGGATGATTGCCGATGCACGGGACATGATCAAGCGATTGTTGGCTTTGCGTGATGCTCCGGTTGCTGATCCTTACACGGGGCCTGCTATCCTGTCGGGCCCTGCCAGTGGGGTGTTCTTTCATGAGATTTTTGGCCATCGTCTGGAAGGTCATCGATTGAAATCGGGCGGTCAAACTTTCAAGAAGATGGTGGGAGAGCAAGTGTTGCCCGTAGAATTCCAAGTGTATTGTGCGCCTTTGTTAAAACGCTATGCTGATACCGATTTGTATGGTCATTACGTGTATGATGACGAGGGCGTGAAAGCTCGCCGGGTGGATAACGTGGTGAATGGCGTGTTGAAAGAGTTCTTGATGAGTCGGGTTCCGCTGGATGGGTTCCCGTCAAGTAACGGCCATGGTCGTACTTCTGGCGGTGGCGATCCCGTTTCCCGGCAATCCAACTTGATCATAGAGACCTCTCACCCTTACACGGAGGATGAACTTCGGGCTATGTTGGTGGCAGAGGCTCAAAAGCAGGGAAAGGAATACGGTTACTATTTTCGGACCGTGACGAGTGGTTTCACGTACACGGGCGAGGGCGGAAGTCTGAATTCCTTCAACGTGACACCCTTGGAAGTATACCGGGTCTTCGTGGATGGTCGCCCGGATCAGTTGGTGCGGGGGGTGGACTTGATCGGTACCCCGTTATCCATGTTCTCCAATATTGCGGCTGCCGGGAATGAACCCAGTGTTTTCACGGGTGTTTGCGGTGCGGAGTCGGGATGGGTGCCCGTGACGGCATCTTCTCCCACGATATTCGTGAGTAAGATCGAAACGCAACGTCGGGCACAAGCTCGTGATATTGCCCCGATACTGCCTTCTCCGAAACCGGAAATGGTGAAAGAGAATGATCCGGATGGTGTTATTTTTGCCGCGATGCGTTCCGAACAGGAACGTAATAAGGCGGCTTTAGTCCTCCCTAACGGGCCGAAACCTTATTATATTTCGTACACGATAGCCCGTTATCGTCACTTTCAGATGGCGGCCTCGTTGGGAGGATTAATGCTTTCGAACGTGTCCCCGTGGCAAATGAGTGGCGGTACTCAAGTTTTGCTTGGTGATTACCAGAGAAACAGTGATGCGCAATATCAAGAACAGATCGCTCCCGCACAATTACCTTCGGAGGTGGACTATGATGTGATTCGTCGTGGGTTGTGGGAATCATCGGATATGATGTACAAGTACGCATTGGGTATGATGGCGCAGAAAATGAATTATCTGCAACAGAACCCACTTCCATCGGAAGAGGCAGCACTGGCAGATATGCAACCTCTGCCAGCGGTTACCCGCGTACAAGAGCGTTCGGAGACCTACAAGATTGATCAAGATGTCTTGGAACGGCTGGTGACCGAGGCGTCTGCCGTATTCAACGAGTACAAGGAGATTTATAATTCCAGCGTGGCGATCAACGGGATGGAAATGGATATGTACCGTCTGACCATGGAAGGGGTACAACTGAAAGAGCCCGGTGGATACGTGAGTGTCACGGTTTCCGCGGAAGTCCGTGGTGATGATGGTTCGAACTTGGGTGATTCATTCTCTCTTTCCTTGTTAAATCCGGCAGAGATTCCTTCGGTTGAGGAATTGAAAGCACGGGTAAAAACATTTGCCGAGGGATTGATGCAGCTAAAAGCAGCTCCTCCCGTAGCGGAATATTATAACGGTCCGATCATGTTCGAGGGGGGAGCCGTGGCTACTATTTTGGCGAATAATCTGCTCTATCGCGGTGGGTTAATTGCGGCCCGTTCGCTTATGCCTACGGGGCGGGGATTAGCGGATCAGTTTGGCCAAAAGATCGTGGACGAGCGTTTGACGGTAAAGAACTACACGAACAAGAAGGAATATAACGGAACTCCGCTATATGGTTATTATGAGGTGGACGGGGACGGAGTTACGCCGGAACCGGAAATGGTGTTGGTAGAAAAGGGGGTATTTAAGAAAATGCTGAATGGGCGAATCCCCGCATTGAAAGCCCCGGAGACCACAGGTAGTTCTCGTTTCATCATGTCCCCGCAGAGCCCGACGTTGGTGACGGGTACGGGAACGATCCACGTGCAAGCGGAGAAGGGCATTGCTCACGAGAAGATGAAAAAGTTATTGATCAAGACGGCGAAAGCTGCCGGACAATCCTGTGCCTACATCGTGAGAGGTATTTCCGGGTCGGCACTTGTCGTGTACCGGGTAGACCTGAAAGACGGGAAAGAAACCCGTGTTCGTACCACGGGCTTCCGTATGCCGGAGTTGACAAAATTGTTGAAGTTGGTTGCCATATCCTCGAAGGAAGAGGTGATGAACTACCTGCCGAATGCTTACCCTGCCTCGATGATTTATCCCGCCGGGATAATCGTGGACGGAATGGTGATTGAAAAGGCTAACCCGAAGACGGAGAAGGAACCGGCATTGAAACTCCCAAGACAGCGGGATTAA
- a CDS encoding TlpA disulfide reductase family protein, with protein sequence MKRILFTVCMLLGCVLFTMAQEDSYKIEGKLGNTVNGKLLLVANTDKGMLDIGEATVTNGEFEFTGRMPEVTLVYLMPMKKNALLAALMLENAHYTITMGTNELVVEGGGEAQKIWREFNDLDKSLAQKRLQIQAQVQMNPSQEAGLQREFKKIVDKADAEELALLKKYNNSFVAAYVVASKMAQILDDAKLKERYEALGEEARATIYGKQVADELVKLEKVTVGAVAPNFSAPLADGGVLSLHETKAKVKVVDFWASWCLPCRQENVNLIKIYKRYRPKGLEIISVSIDDNKQAWLSAIGQDGCDWKNVSDLKGGQSEIAADYCVKGIPCTFILDGENRIVAKNLRGKDLEKKIDEMLKKKK encoded by the coding sequence ATGAAAAGGATTTTATTTACAGTATGTATGTTATTAGGTTGCGTCCTGTTTACCATGGCACAAGAAGATAGTTATAAAATTGAAGGAAAATTGGGGAACACGGTCAACGGTAAATTACTGTTGGTGGCCAATACGGATAAGGGGATGCTTGATATTGGCGAAGCCACGGTCACGAATGGCGAGTTCGAGTTCACGGGCCGGATGCCGGAAGTGACATTGGTCTATCTGATGCCGATGAAAAAGAATGCCTTGTTGGCAGCTTTAATGTTGGAGAATGCCCATTACACGATTACGATGGGGACAAACGAGCTAGTCGTGGAAGGTGGTGGCGAGGCACAGAAAATATGGAGGGAATTTAACGATTTGGATAAGTCTCTGGCACAAAAAAGGCTGCAAATACAAGCTCAAGTCCAAATGAATCCCTCGCAAGAGGCGGGATTACAGAGGGAGTTTAAGAAAATCGTGGATAAAGCGGATGCGGAAGAGTTGGCCTTGCTGAAGAAGTACAACAATTCCTTCGTGGCGGCTTACGTGGTGGCCTCCAAGATGGCGCAAATTCTGGATGATGCAAAGTTGAAGGAACGCTACGAGGCGTTGGGAGAAGAGGCGAGAGCAACAATCTATGGCAAGCAAGTCGCTGACGAGTTGGTTAAGCTGGAAAAGGTGACTGTGGGAGCTGTTGCTCCCAATTTCAGCGCCCCGTTGGCAGACGGTGGGGTGTTGTCTTTACACGAGACGAAGGCGAAGGTAAAAGTGGTTGACTTCTGGGCTTCGTGGTGTTTGCCCTGTCGTCAGGAGAATGTAAACCTGATAAAAATCTACAAGCGGTATCGTCCCAAAGGTTTAGAGATCATCAGTGTTTCTATTGATGATAACAAGCAGGCATGGCTGTCAGCCATCGGGCAAGACGGTTGTGACTGGAAGAACGTGTCGGACTTGAAAGGTGGGCAGTCTGAAATTGCTGCAGACTATTGTGTGAAAGGAATCCCTTGCACCTTCATCCTTGATGGTGAAAACCGTATTGTGGCTAAAAATCTCCGGGGCAAAGACTTGGAGAAGAAGATCGACGAGATGCTGAAAAAGAAAAAATAG
- a CDS encoding LytR/AlgR family response regulator transcription factor, with the protein MENKKTNTLIHLNGLRYGEGHIFLWWENYWRRLLYVDILYIEGTGSYCEFHAIDGSRMTISYRLGVMKLSLPDDMFIRVHQSFILNWHYIDTFVGNSVKIGDRWFPVGRTYRPHLLQVLHFPKLPLQNSKQEL; encoded by the coding sequence ATGGAAAACAAAAAGACCAATACTTTGATACATTTGAACGGCCTCCGTTATGGTGAGGGACATATATTTCTTTGGTGGGAGAATTATTGGCGGCGGCTTTTGTACGTTGACATCCTTTACATTGAGGGAACGGGCAGTTATTGTGAATTTCACGCGATCGACGGGAGTCGGATGACGATTTCTTATCGTTTGGGGGTGATGAAACTCTCTTTACCGGATGATATGTTCATCCGGGTACACCAGAGTTTCATATTGAACTGGCATTACATTGATACATTTGTGGGCAACAGTGTGAAAATCGGTGACCGATGGTTTCCGGTAGGTCGGACTTATCGTCCTCACCTGCTGCAAGTGCTGCATTTCCCGAAACTTCCCCTGCAAAATAGTAAACAAGAATTATAA